A genomic stretch from Antarcticibacterium flavum includes:
- a CDS encoding hybrid sensor histidine kinase/response regulator, giving the protein MEHSRRSLTFKVIIGYLLVAILAGAAVWYTYNQVVTFTKVTQSTSLSNQQLVLVSEIATELYETESMGRKFIQSGDTTDLQIYNTQIEDIQSSINSLRRTYKDSSLALELDSITSLLSRKSENLEELLELRTRDRNTNYYREVIRELQKVDETFNLPNYDRRFANMEPHQRRVLIKLLEFSQEEQQISTVSADSLIQSVRQVLSELEQENQKFREVINKKENDLLVNDMVLNEQLRNLLRTIEQEEREISVARVEDSQELLNDIVMTIIVVGIACIIIILLFLFLIASDISRSQRYRMQLEEAKSFTEALMHRREQFIATITHDLRSPLNTVMGYTELMDRTDLSSKQEHYLGHLKKSTSYILHLVNDLLDLSKLEAGKMLVENLPFNPKNLLEDTFYNTIPETDNKNLKLTVEAGPETDCQVLSDPFRIKQILSNLIANAYKFTDSGEIKASISLEKKIEDSCVLIFIIKDTGIGISREKQKEIFEEFSQEHGEIEKKYGGTGLGLAITKRLAKLLQGVVELKSERGKGSEFIVKIPVKKVKTVTYDVPAPQLPEVDLTGKKVLVVDDESSQLALSKELIKSLGLKCETAPNGKEALKKLKNDRYHLVLTDIQMPVMDGFQLVEAIKANSRISHIPVVAISGRTNVPAEKYEEAGFAGNLLKPYKPTDLLYKIGEILKIELERKAGKTAEANPSITDYSLEEISMFAGDDRVALDTILVAFIDSTRLNLKDIKAAAKIDNWEKIAQIAHRMLPMFKQLKARDIIPKLELLEERKTNAFQNGELQYLIKEIDQFLLLLEQEVKA; this is encoded by the coding sequence ATGGAACACTCCAGGAGATCATTAACTTTCAAGGTCATAATTGGTTATCTGCTCGTAGCCATTCTTGCCGGTGCTGCAGTATGGTATACTTATAACCAGGTGGTGACATTTACCAAGGTAACCCAATCAACCAGCTTAAGCAACCAGCAGCTGGTCCTGGTGAGCGAAATAGCAACAGAGCTTTATGAGACTGAAAGTATGGGCCGCAAGTTCATCCAATCTGGCGACACCACAGATCTTCAAATCTATAACACGCAAATCGAGGATATCCAAAGCAGTATCAATTCCCTGCGAAGAACCTATAAGGATTCCTCCCTGGCATTAGAGCTGGATAGTATCACCTCGCTCCTTTCCCGAAAAAGTGAGAACCTTGAAGAGTTGCTGGAACTGCGAACCCGGGACCGCAACACAAATTATTACAGGGAGGTTATAAGGGAACTTCAAAAGGTGGACGAAACCTTTAACCTTCCAAATTATGACAGGCGTTTTGCCAATATGGAGCCCCACCAGCGAAGGGTACTTATAAAATTGCTGGAATTCTCCCAGGAAGAGCAGCAAATCTCAACCGTAAGTGCAGATTCCCTAATCCAGTCTGTGAGACAGGTTTTAAGTGAACTGGAACAGGAAAACCAAAAATTCAGGGAGGTCATCAATAAAAAGGAGAATGATCTTCTTGTTAACGATATGGTTCTCAATGAACAGCTGCGCAATCTCTTAAGGACGATAGAACAGGAAGAACGAGAGATCTCTGTAGCCAGGGTTGAGGATTCCCAGGAGCTGCTTAATGATATAGTAATGACTATTATCGTTGTTGGGATTGCCTGTATCATAATTATTCTCTTATTCCTTTTTCTTATCGCGAGTGATATAAGCCGCAGCCAGCGATACAGGATGCAACTGGAGGAGGCAAAATCCTTTACCGAAGCTTTAATGCATCGCCGGGAACAATTCATCGCCACGATAACCCACGACCTCAGGTCCCCACTCAATACGGTGATGGGATATACCGAATTAATGGACAGGACAGACCTTTCCTCAAAACAGGAGCATTACCTGGGGCACCTAAAGAAATCAACTTCCTATATTCTTCACCTTGTAAATGATCTTTTGGACCTCTCCAAACTGGAGGCAGGAAAGATGCTGGTGGAGAACCTGCCCTTCAATCCAAAGAATTTACTGGAAGACACCTTTTATAATACAATTCCAGAGACCGATAATAAAAACCTGAAACTCACAGTAGAGGCAGGACCCGAAACAGATTGCCAGGTTTTAAGCGACCCTTTTAGAATAAAACAGATCCTTTCCAACCTTATAGCCAATGCCTATAAGTTTACAGATTCCGGAGAGATCAAAGCCAGTATTTCACTTGAAAAGAAGATCGAAGACAGCTGTGTCTTGATTTTTATCATAAAAGATACAGGGATAGGCATCTCCCGGGAGAAGCAAAAGGAGATCTTTGAAGAGTTTTCCCAGGAACACGGGGAGATCGAAAAAAAATATGGGGGCACCGGCCTTGGACTGGCAATTACCAAAAGACTGGCAAAACTCCTGCAGGGGGTGGTAGAGTTAAAAAGTGAGCGAGGTAAGGGAAGTGAATTCATTGTAAAGATCCCGGTAAAAAAAGTAAAAACCGTGACCTACGATGTCCCTGCACCACAATTACCAGAGGTAGACCTTACCGGAAAAAAAGTACTGGTAGTAGATGATGAGTCTTCACAATTGGCATTAAGCAAGGAGTTAATAAAATCTCTTGGCTTAAAATGCGAAACCGCACCCAATGGGAAAGAAGCTCTTAAAAAACTTAAAAATGACAGGTACCACCTTGTACTTACAGATATTCAAATGCCGGTAATGGATGGTTTCCAATTGGTAGAAGCAATCAAAGCTAATTCCAGGATCTCGCATATACCGGTTGTAGCTATCTCCGGAAGGACTAACGTTCCTGCTGAAAAATATGAAGAAGCGGGATTTGCTGGAAATTTGCTGAAACCCTATAAACCTACAGATCTTCTCTATAAAATTGGAGAGATCCTGAAGATCGAACTCGAGAGAAAAGCAGGAAAAACAGCAGAGGCCAATCCTTCAATAACAGATTATTCGCTCGAAGAGATCTCAATGTTTGCAGGTGATGACCGGGTTGCCTTAGATACAATCCTGGTTGCGTTTATTGATAGCACAAGGCTTAACCTTAAGGATATAAAAGCAGCGGCAAAAATAGATAATTGGGAAAAAATCGCTCAAATTGCCCATAGAATGCTTCCTATGTTCAAGCAATTAAAAGCGAGAGATATTATTCCTAAACTGGAACTGCTGGAAGAAAGAAAGACTAATGCGTTCCAGAATGGGGAACTGCAATATCTAATCAAAGAAATAGACCAGTTTCTTCTCCTGCTTGAGCAGGAGGTTAAAGCTTAA
- a CDS encoding IS1182 family transposase — MLLPQQKMQLSAYSDLYALIIPKDNLLRKINELIDFTFIYDELVNNYCLNNGRNAESPIRMFKYLLLKTIYTISDVDVVERSRYDMSFKYFLEMAPEDAVINSSSLTKFRKLRLKDTDLLNLLINKTVSISIEKGIITSKSLIVDATHSLSRSNPYSALEVLRERSKLLRKVVYAVDENMKERFPEKNASGELEKELAYCKELEKCIESDQTLSLIPAVKEKLNLLKETVEDTQENYILSKDTDAKTGHKSADSKFFGYKTHLAMTEERIITAAVVTSGEKGDGPELPMLVKISQNNGIQVDTVIGDSAYSGKENLKLKDKDDQNIKIVAKLNPAIAQGSRKNEDKFDYNKDADMFVCPAGHLAIRKARQGKKERGKNQVDTYYFDVEKCKTCPLRDGCYKPGAKTKTYSVSIKSSLHQEQIVFQESEYYKEKSKHRYKIEAKNSELKNVHGYDRAIAYGINSMQMQGALAIFTVNLKRILKLTI, encoded by the coding sequence ATGTTGTTACCGCAGCAAAAAATGCAATTAAGTGCATATTCTGATTTATATGCTTTAATTATACCCAAAGATAATCTTCTTAGAAAAATCAACGAATTAATAGATTTTACTTTCATCTACGATGAACTAGTGAACAACTATTGTTTAAATAATGGGCGTAACGCAGAAAGTCCTATCCGGATGTTCAAGTATTTACTATTAAAAACGATCTATACCATTTCAGATGTTGATGTAGTTGAACGTTCCAGATATGATATGTCCTTCAAATATTTCCTTGAAATGGCACCCGAGGATGCAGTCATAAACTCCAGTTCATTGACTAAGTTTCGTAAGCTGCGTTTAAAAGATACCGATTTATTGAATCTGCTTATAAATAAAACTGTCTCAATATCCATTGAAAAGGGAATCATTACATCTAAATCCCTTATTGTTGATGCCACACATTCTCTATCCAGATCAAATCCATATTCAGCACTTGAGGTCCTGAGAGAGCGTTCAAAGCTGCTTCGCAAAGTGGTTTACGCTGTAGATGAAAATATGAAAGAACGCTTCCCGGAAAAGAACGCTTCGGGTGAGTTGGAAAAGGAACTTGCTTATTGCAAGGAACTGGAGAAGTGTATTGAATCAGACCAAACATTAAGTTTAATTCCTGCAGTCAAAGAGAAGTTGAACCTGTTAAAGGAGACTGTGGAAGATACCCAGGAAAACTACATTCTTTCTAAGGATACAGATGCCAAAACCGGCCATAAATCAGCTGACAGTAAATTCTTTGGTTACAAGACCCATCTGGCCATGACAGAGGAACGCATTATTACGGCTGCAGTTGTCACCTCGGGTGAAAAAGGTGATGGTCCTGAGTTGCCAATGCTTGTAAAAATAAGCCAGAACAATGGAATTCAGGTGGATACAGTAATTGGTGATAGCGCATATTCAGGTAAGGAAAACCTTAAGCTCAAGGATAAAGATGATCAGAATATTAAAATCGTAGCAAAGCTGAACCCTGCAATCGCACAAGGCTCTAGAAAGAATGAGGATAAATTTGATTATAACAAGGATGCTGATATGTTTGTGTGTCCGGCAGGACACCTGGCCATCAGAAAAGCACGACAAGGGAAAAAGGAACGAGGCAAGAACCAGGTAGATACTTATTATTTTGATGTAGAGAAATGCAAGACCTGTCCATTACGAGATGGCTGTTATAAACCGGGAGCTAAAACTAAAACTTATTCGGTCTCTATAAAGTCAAGCTTACACCAGGAACAGATAGTGTTTCAGGAGTCTGAATATTATAAAGAAAAATCTAAACACCGCTATAAGATCGAGGCTAAAAATAGCGAACTAAAAAATGTTCACGGTTATGATCGTGCTATAGCATATGGCATTAATAGCATGCAAATGCAGGGGGCTTTGGCAATATTCACCGTAAACCTTAAGAGAATCCTTAAATTAACCATATAA
- the greA gene encoding transcription elongation factor GreA: MSKVSYYTAEGLKKLKDELNQLRDVERPKASEAIAEARDKGDLSENAEYDAAKEAQGLLEMRISKMEEIVANARLIDESQLDTSKVLVHSHVKIKNLANKMEVNYKLVAQSEADLKTGKISVDSPIGKGLLGKKEGDVAEISVPNGNLKFEILKIWRE, encoded by the coding sequence ATGAGCAAAGTATCTTATTATACAGCTGAAGGTCTCAAAAAACTGAAAGATGAACTTAATCAATTACGTGATGTAGAAAGACCCAAAGCTTCAGAAGCAATAGCAGAAGCCAGAGATAAAGGTGATTTGAGCGAAAATGCCGAATATGATGCGGCCAAAGAGGCCCAGGGCCTATTGGAAATGAGGATCTCCAAAATGGAAGAAATAGTTGCCAATGCGAGGCTTATTGATGAGTCCCAGCTGGATACCTCCAAAGTTCTGGTGCATTCTCACGTCAAAATAAAGAACCTTGCCAATAAGATGGAGGTAAATTATAAACTAGTAGCCCAAAGCGAAGCCGATCTTAAGACCGGGAAAATCTCTGTAGATTCCCCTATTGGGAAAGGATTGCTTGGAAAGAAGGAGGGAGATGTAGCAGAGATCTCTGTGCCCAACGGCAACCTGAAATTTGAGATCCTTAAGATCTGGAGGGAATAA
- a CDS encoding TonB-dependent receptor, translated as MKLLFLLSALLIISVSGYSQTTEQDTLPKTQEVLDEVLVRSVRVNADSPVTHSNLTEEELEKRNLGQDIPFMLNFLPSVVSTSDAGAGIGYTSFRVRGSDASRVNITLNGIPFNDQESQGSFFVNLPDFTSSVQNLQLQRGVGTSTNGSGAFGASLNLLTDAVSPEAYGEITNSFGSFNTRRHNVKFSTGLLNNRVEIAGRLSAIASNGYIDRASSDLKSYFLQASYVDDNTLIKAITFGGHEVTYQAWNGIDRETLETNRTFNSAGMYTDADGNIRFHENEVDDYKQDHFQFHWNQRFNNRWSSNLALNYTYGRGFFEQYRENQRFSTYSFTPIEIGGETIDRTDLIRRRWLENDYYVLNANVTYRNNGFELTSGAFYSHYAGDHFGEVIWTRYASDSEINDRYYFSDASKNEYTIFSKATYRINDQWQVFGDLQGRFIDYHTGGITSDVVPIDVGATYEFFNPKAGVSYNFNSQHQLFAYYGRAHREPTRNDFEEGITTAEKLDDYEFGYRYNSPGFQLNTNVFYMDYENQLVLSGELNDVGAPLRTTSGSSYRIGLEIDAVIQLHPNWRLQPNVAFSSNKNRDFVASIDGELRNLGKTNISFSPEVVASNMLVYQPSRNFQVGLLSKYVGEQYMGNIDSEASLLDSFFINDLNINYELTNVPVFRSIVFSGLVNNIFDVKYVSNGYFFTYDDDWSNPGSITTIEGAGFYPQAEINFLVGATLKF; from the coding sequence ATGAAACTTTTATTCCTTTTATCTGCTTTACTTATAATTTCTGTTAGCGGGTATTCACAAACCACAGAACAGGATACGCTTCCCAAAACGCAGGAAGTTCTCGATGAGGTCCTGGTTCGCTCTGTACGGGTTAATGCCGACTCTCCCGTTACCCATTCCAATTTGACCGAAGAAGAACTGGAAAAACGTAACCTGGGCCAGGACATTCCTTTTATGCTTAATTTCTTACCCTCTGTTGTAAGTACTTCCGATGCCGGTGCCGGGATTGGTTATACTTCCTTTAGGGTTCGTGGAAGCGATGCCTCCCGGGTTAATATTACCCTAAATGGAATTCCCTTTAATGACCAGGAGAGCCAGGGCTCGTTCTTTGTCAATTTGCCAGATTTCACCTCATCTGTACAAAACCTTCAGTTACAACGTGGGGTGGGGACATCTACCAATGGGTCGGGTGCATTTGGTGCCAGCCTTAATTTGCTTACAGATGCTGTTTCTCCTGAAGCATACGGGGAGATTACAAATTCTTTTGGCTCCTTTAATACCCGCAGGCACAATGTGAAATTCAGCACCGGGTTGCTTAATAACAGGGTGGAAATCGCCGGAAGACTTTCAGCAATAGCATCAAATGGATATATTGACAGGGCTTCTTCAGATCTTAAATCCTATTTCCTGCAGGCTTCCTATGTTGATGATAACACTTTAATTAAGGCTATTACCTTTGGAGGACACGAAGTAACCTACCAGGCCTGGAATGGGATTGATCGTGAAACCCTGGAGACCAACAGGACGTTCAATTCTGCCGGAATGTATACAGATGCAGATGGTAATATACGATTCCATGAGAATGAAGTAGATGATTATAAGCAGGACCATTTTCAGTTCCACTGGAACCAGCGATTTAATAACAGGTGGTCCAGTAATCTCGCTCTTAACTATACCTATGGAAGAGGTTTTTTTGAACAATACAGGGAAAACCAAAGGTTTTCGACCTATAGCTTTACTCCAATTGAAATAGGAGGTGAAACAATTGACAGGACAGATCTTATTCGAAGGAGATGGCTGGAGAATGATTATTATGTGCTCAATGCCAATGTCACCTACAGGAATAACGGGTTTGAATTAACCTCGGGCGCTTTCTACAGCCATTATGCCGGTGACCACTTTGGAGAAGTGATATGGACCAGGTACGCCTCAGATTCTGAAATAAATGACAGGTATTACTTTAGCGATGCTTCAAAGAATGAATATACCATATTCTCCAAAGCTACCTACAGGATCAATGACCAGTGGCAGGTATTTGGAGATCTTCAGGGAAGATTTATTGACTATCATACCGGGGGTATAACCTCAGATGTTGTTCCAATTGATGTGGGAGCTACTTATGAGTTTTTCAATCCCAAGGCTGGTGTGAGTTATAATTTTAATTCGCAACATCAATTATTCGCTTATTACGGGCGTGCCCACCGTGAGCCTACAAGGAATGATTTTGAAGAAGGAATTACCACGGCAGAGAAACTGGATGATTATGAATTTGGTTATCGCTATAATTCCCCTGGATTTCAGCTTAACACCAATGTATTCTACATGGATTACGAGAATCAGCTTGTGCTCTCTGGTGAGTTGAATGATGTTGGTGCCCCATTGAGAACAACGAGTGGCAGCAGTTATCGTATAGGTTTGGAAATTGATGCAGTTATCCAACTGCACCCTAATTGGAGGTTGCAGCCAAACGTAGCTTTTAGCTCCAATAAGAACAGGGATTTTGTTGCTTCCATTGATGGAGAATTAAGAAATCTCGGGAAAACCAATATATCCTTTTCTCCGGAAGTTGTAGCTTCAAATATGCTGGTGTATCAACCTTCCCGAAATTTTCAGGTAGGATTACTCTCTAAATACGTAGGTGAGCAATATATGGGGAATATAGACAGTGAGGCTTCCCTGCTGGATAGTTTCTTTATCAATGATCTCAATATCAATTATGAGCTTACAAATGTGCCGGTGTTTAGGTCTATTGTGTTCTCGGGGCTTGTAAATAATATTTTTGACGTGAAGTATGTATCCAATGGATATTTTTTCACTTATGATGATGACTGGTCAAATCCGGGATCAATTACAACAATAGAAGGAGCGGGCTTTTATCCGCAGGCAGAAATCAACTTCCTTGTAGGGGCCACCCTTAAATTCTAA
- a CDS encoding Rieske (2Fe-2S) protein: MKLSQKALWPLIFSLAFLLLTGCSQDDNIRYNNPYLPNESFRLNLNLSLPEYNNLNFPGNSFTTYNFGINGVVVYNINNNQYTAFELSDPNHPLQDCSRLTVEGIIAKCSCGDGNSYNILTGELSAGTGQYPLKPYRVRKNGNVLEIFN; the protein is encoded by the coding sequence TTGAAATTATCCCAAAAAGCCCTGTGGCCGTTAATTTTTAGCCTGGCTTTTCTATTATTAACCGGTTGCTCGCAAGATGATAATATAAGGTACAATAATCCTTATCTTCCTAATGAGAGCTTTCGACTAAATCTTAACCTAAGCCTCCCTGAATATAATAACCTTAATTTCCCGGGAAACAGCTTCACTACTTACAATTTTGGCATCAACGGCGTTGTAGTCTACAATATCAATAACAACCAGTATACGGCTTTTGAATTAAGCGACCCAAACCATCCCCTTCAAGATTGTTCAAGATTAACAGTTGAAGGGATAATTGCCAAATGCTCCTGCGGGGACGGTAATTCCTATAATATACTTACAGGGGAGCTTAGTGCCGGCACAGGACAATATCCATTAAAACCCTACAGGGTTCGCAAAAACGGCAATGTTTTAGAGATATTTAATTAA
- a CDS encoding sigma-54-dependent transcriptional regulator has product MVSILIIEDDVAFATMLKTFFEKRDYKVDSAFSAAEGLSKLSESSFDIVLTDVRLPDLDGLEILFRVKENYPNTQVIVMTNYAEINMAVKAMKNGAFDYVSKPFQPEAILQTINNALNKRTATVEKTAAVSPNNEASPAEVKRSSAKPVRDSEFVRGVSDPARKLNDYIDLVAPTNMSVLIIGESGTGKEQVAKSIHDKSKRKGAPFIAVDCGAIPKEIASSEFFGHLKGSFTGAIQDKTGHFEAANGGTLFLDEIGNLGYDLQVQLLRALQERKIKPVGSNNEIKVDIRVVTATNEDLSQAVKEGNFREDLYHRLNEFSIEVPALRERREDLMLFAEHFLDEANEELEKDVVGFSDEAIEAFQNYGWPGNLRELKNMVKRAVLLTQESIIPLKVLPHEIAHTPQTEENYGLFKNKNEESLILDALEKANGNKSKAARLLSIDRKTLYNKLKQYNIKL; this is encoded by the coding sequence ATGGTGTCAATACTTATAATTGAAGACGATGTGGCGTTTGCTACGATGTTAAAGACATTTTTTGAAAAAAGGGATTATAAAGTAGATAGTGCATTCTCTGCCGCCGAAGGTCTTAGTAAGCTTAGTGAATCATCTTTTGATATTGTATTGACAGATGTTCGCCTGCCAGATCTTGATGGACTGGAGATCCTCTTTAGGGTAAAGGAAAATTACCCCAATACCCAGGTCATCGTAATGACCAATTATGCCGAAATAAATATGGCAGTCAAGGCAATGAAAAATGGTGCATTTGATTATGTTTCCAAACCTTTCCAGCCTGAAGCCATCCTGCAAACCATTAATAATGCTTTAAATAAAAGAACTGCTACTGTGGAAAAAACTGCAGCGGTAAGTCCGAATAATGAGGCTTCCCCGGCTGAGGTTAAAAGATCTTCAGCTAAACCCGTAAGAGACTCTGAGTTTGTTAGGGGAGTAAGTGACCCGGCGCGTAAACTCAATGATTATATTGACCTGGTAGCACCAACGAACATGTCTGTCTTAATCATTGGCGAAAGTGGTACAGGGAAAGAACAGGTAGCAAAGAGTATTCATGATAAAAGTAAAAGAAAGGGAGCACCTTTTATTGCAGTAGATTGTGGTGCAATTCCAAAAGAGATCGCATCCAGTGAATTCTTTGGGCATTTAAAAGGATCTTTTACAGGAGCTATACAGGACAAAACAGGGCATTTTGAAGCTGCAAATGGTGGTACATTGTTTCTGGATGAAATAGGAAATCTGGGATATGACCTTCAGGTACAGCTTTTACGAGCACTACAGGAAAGAAAAATAAAACCTGTGGGCAGTAATAATGAGATAAAGGTAGATATTAGAGTAGTTACCGCTACAAACGAAGACCTAAGCCAGGCAGTAAAGGAAGGAAATTTTAGAGAAGATCTTTATCATCGGCTTAATGAGTTTTCCATAGAAGTTCCTGCATTAAGAGAACGAAGGGAAGATCTTATGCTTTTTGCTGAACACTTCCTTGATGAGGCCAATGAGGAACTTGAAAAGGATGTGGTGGGCTTCAGCGATGAGGCCATTGAAGCCTTTCAAAATTATGGCTGGCCCGGGAACCTTAGAGAACTTAAGAATATGGTGAAAAGGGCTGTGTTGTTAACCCAGGAATCCATTATTCCCTTAAAGGTATTGCCGCACGAGATAGCACATACTCCTCAAACAGAAGAAAATTACGGCCTGTTTAAAAATAAGAATGAGGAATCTCTTATTCTGGATGCCCTGGAAAAAGCCAATGGGAATAAAAGTAAGGCCGCCAGGCTATTATCCATAGACAGGAAGACCCTGTATAATAAATTAAAGCAATACAATATTAAGCTTTAA
- the arfB gene encoding alternative ribosome rescue aminoacyl-tRNA hydrolase ArfB produces MANFEILMEEVSWKAVKSSGPGGQHVNKTASKVVLNFDIPNSSALTEDEKALLIKKLDSRLTGDHILIIESSSSRSQHKNRELGLDRLRQVIIQGLKKPKPRKKTKPSKASKLKRLREKKALSEKKSNRQKPSL; encoded by the coding sequence ATGGCCAATTTCGAAATTTTAATGGAGGAAGTGTCCTGGAAAGCTGTAAAAAGTTCTGGTCCGGGTGGACAGCATGTAAATAAAACGGCCTCCAAGGTGGTCCTTAATTTCGATATACCTAATTCATCTGCTCTCACAGAGGACGAAAAAGCACTTCTCATTAAAAAGCTGGATTCCAGGCTTACCGGGGATCATATCCTAATAATTGAGAGCAGTTCTTCCAGAAGCCAGCATAAAAATAGAGAACTCGGGCTGGACCGGCTGCGCCAGGTAATAATCCAGGGGCTTAAAAAACCCAAACCCAGAAAGAAGACCAAACCTTCAAAAGCTTCAAAACTTAAACGTTTAAGAGAGAAGAAAGCCCTTTCAGAAAAGAAAAGCAACCGCCAAAAGCCCTCTCTTTAA